The Candidatus Babeliales bacterium genome includes a region encoding these proteins:
- a CDS encoding DMT family transporter: protein MIQIIVLYALFASTFSLGKVLLYYAQPIFLVGIRMSIAGIVLLAYQYFHKDTVFKFKKKDWKLYVQAILFTCYFPYIFRFWGLEDMSPSKASLLYTLGPFMTYMLSYLLHKEKITLKKTIGLLVGFIGLLPVLITPAPLEDIVGGIGVFSWAEIYIIISISMLSYGWLIVHRLVKEKNYAPAMTNGISMFAGGILALITSFIFEPQNQVVTDYVPFFGILAIVIIVSNLICHNMYGTLLKKFSPTFVSFASFLTPLFAAFYGWVFLNESISWEFFLSLICVAIGLGIFYQDELLQKRKDQEAMNVLEEL from the coding sequence ATGATACAAATTATCGTATTGTATGCACTTTTTGCATCAACTTTTTCATTAGGAAAAGTTTTATTATATTACGCACAACCTATTTTTTTAGTTGGTATTCGTATGAGCATTGCGGGCATAGTTTTATTAGCTTATCAATATTTCCATAAAGATACCGTTTTCAAATTTAAAAAAAAGGATTGGAAACTATACGTACAAGCAATTTTATTTACCTGTTATTTTCCGTATATATTTCGTTTTTGGGGACTTGAAGATATGAGTCCTTCTAAAGCTTCTCTATTATATACACTCGGACCCTTCATGACTTATATGCTTTCTTATCTTTTGCATAAAGAAAAAATAACGTTAAAAAAAACAATCGGTTTATTAGTTGGTTTTATTGGATTATTACCAGTATTGATCACTCCTGCACCACTGGAAGATATTGTAGGTGGTATTGGCGTTTTTTCTTGGGCTGAAATTTATATCATTATCTCTATTAGCATGCTTAGTTATGGTTGGCTTATTGTACATAGATTAGTGAAAGAAAAGAATTATGCACCTGCAATGACTAATGGCATTAGCATGTTTGCTGGTGGAATTCTTGCATTGATCACCTCTTTTATTTTTGAACCACAAAATCAAGTAGTTACCGATTATGTTCCTTTTTTTGGTATTTTGGCAATTGTTATCATAGTAAGCAATTTAATTTGTCATAACATGTACGGTACGTTATTGAAAAAATTCTCGCCAACATTTGTATCGTTTGCTAGTTTTTTGACGCCATTATTTGCCGCTTTTTATGGCTGGGTATTTTTGAATGAATCAATTTCATGGGAATTTTTTCTTTCCTTGATTTGCGTAGCAATCGGACTTGGTATTTTTTATCAAGATGAATTACTACAAAAACGGAAAGATCAAGAAGCA